From one Oncorhynchus clarkii lewisi isolate Uvic-CL-2024 chromosome 6, UVic_Ocla_1.0, whole genome shotgun sequence genomic stretch:
- the LOC139410883 gene encoding beta-centractin-like isoform X1, translating to MESYDIIANQPVVIDNGSGVVKAGFAGDQIPKYCFPNYVGRPKHVRVMAGALEGDLFIGPKAEEHRGLLSVRYPMEHGIVKDWNDMERIWQYVYSKEQLQTFSEEHPVLLTEAPLNPSKNRERAAEVFFETFNVPALFISMQAVLSLYATGRTTGVVLDAGDGVTHAVPIYEGFAIPHSIMRVDIAGRDVSRYLRLLLRKEGYDFHTSAEFEVVRTIKERACYLSLNPQKDETLETEKAQYTLPDGSTLDIGPARFRAPELLFRPDLIGDESEGIHEVLAFAIQKSDMDLRRTLFSNIVLSGGSTLLKGFGDRLLSEVKKLAPKDVKIKISAPQERLYSTWIGGSILASLDTFKKMWVSKKEYEEDRARAIHRKTF from the exons GGCTCTGGTGTTGTTAAAGCTGGTTTTGCAGGAGACCAGATCCCCAAATACTGCTTTCCAAACTA TGTGGGTCGTCCAAAGCATGTCCGGGTGATGGCAGGTGCGCTGGAGGGAGATCTTTTCATTGGCCCAAAAGCAGAG GAACACAGGGGACTTCTGTCTGTGCGGTACCCTATGGAGCATGGTATTGTTAAGGACTGGAATGACATGGAGCGCATCTGGCAATATGTGTACTCTAAGGAGCAACTACAGACCTTCTCTGAAGAG CATCCTGTGCTTTTAACAGAGGCCCCCTTAAACCCAAGTAAAAACCGTGAGCGTGCAGCAGAGGTGTTCTTTGAGACCTTCAATGTACCAGCGCTCTTCATCTCCATGCAGGCAGTATTAAGCTT ATATGCCACAGGGCGGACAACAGGAGTGGTGCTGGATGCTGGTGATGGGGTAACCCATGCTGTGCCCATCTATGAAGGCTTTGCCATCCCTCATTCTATCATGCGGGTGGACATTGCTGGGCGGGATGTCTCACGCTACCTACGCCTGCTACTGCGCAAGGAAGGCTATGACTTCCACACTTCAGCTGAGTTTGAGGTTGTGCGGACTATCAAAGAG AGAGCATGCTACCTATCTCTGAACCCACAGAAAGATGAAACCTTGGAGACAGAGAAGGCACAGTACACTCTTCCTGATGGCAGCACATTGGAT ATTGGCCCTGCTCGATTCCGAGCCCCAGAGCTTCTCTTCCGTCCAGACCTGATAGGGGACGAGAGTGAAGGAATCCACGAGGTTCTGGCTTTTGCCATTCAGAAGTCAGACATGGACCTGCGACGTACACTCTTTTCCAACATTGTCCTCTCTGGGGGCTCCACTCTCCTCAAAG GTTTTGGTGATCGATTGTTAAGTGAAGTGAAAAAGTTGGCACCAAAAGATGTGAAAATAAAG ATCTCTGCACCCCAAGAACGACTCTACTCCACGTGGATAGG GGGCTCCATCCTTGCGTCACTGGACACCTTCAAGAAGATGTGGGTGTCAAAGAAGGAGTATGAGGAAGACCGAGCACGTGCCATCCATAGGAAGACCTTCTGA
- the LOC139410883 gene encoding beta-centractin-like isoform X2 codes for MAGALEGDLFIGPKAEEHRGLLSVRYPMEHGIVKDWNDMERIWQYVYSKEQLQTFSEEHPVLLTEAPLNPSKNRERAAEVFFETFNVPALFISMQAVLSLYATGRTTGVVLDAGDGVTHAVPIYEGFAIPHSIMRVDIAGRDVSRYLRLLLRKEGYDFHTSAEFEVVRTIKERACYLSLNPQKDETLETEKAQYTLPDGSTLDIGPARFRAPELLFRPDLIGDESEGIHEVLAFAIQKSDMDLRRTLFSNIVLSGGSTLLKGFGDRLLSEVKKLAPKDVKIKISAPQERLYSTWIGGSILASLDTFKKMWVSKKEYEEDRARAIHRKTF; via the exons ATGGCAGGTGCGCTGGAGGGAGATCTTTTCATTGGCCCAAAAGCAGAG GAACACAGGGGACTTCTGTCTGTGCGGTACCCTATGGAGCATGGTATTGTTAAGGACTGGAATGACATGGAGCGCATCTGGCAATATGTGTACTCTAAGGAGCAACTACAGACCTTCTCTGAAGAG CATCCTGTGCTTTTAACAGAGGCCCCCTTAAACCCAAGTAAAAACCGTGAGCGTGCAGCAGAGGTGTTCTTTGAGACCTTCAATGTACCAGCGCTCTTCATCTCCATGCAGGCAGTATTAAGCTT ATATGCCACAGGGCGGACAACAGGAGTGGTGCTGGATGCTGGTGATGGGGTAACCCATGCTGTGCCCATCTATGAAGGCTTTGCCATCCCTCATTCTATCATGCGGGTGGACATTGCTGGGCGGGATGTCTCACGCTACCTACGCCTGCTACTGCGCAAGGAAGGCTATGACTTCCACACTTCAGCTGAGTTTGAGGTTGTGCGGACTATCAAAGAG AGAGCATGCTACCTATCTCTGAACCCACAGAAAGATGAAACCTTGGAGACAGAGAAGGCACAGTACACTCTTCCTGATGGCAGCACATTGGAT ATTGGCCCTGCTCGATTCCGAGCCCCAGAGCTTCTCTTCCGTCCAGACCTGATAGGGGACGAGAGTGAAGGAATCCACGAGGTTCTGGCTTTTGCCATTCAGAAGTCAGACATGGACCTGCGACGTACACTCTTTTCCAACATTGTCCTCTCTGGGGGCTCCACTCTCCTCAAAG GTTTTGGTGATCGATTGTTAAGTGAAGTGAAAAAGTTGGCACCAAAAGATGTGAAAATAAAG ATCTCTGCACCCCAAGAACGACTCTACTCCACGTGGATAGG GGGCTCCATCCTTGCGTCACTGGACACCTTCAAGAAGATGTGGGTGTCAAAGAAGGAGTATGAGGAAGACCGAGCACGTGCCATCCATAGGAAGACCTTCTGA
- the LOC139410884 gene encoding BTB/POZ domain-containing protein KCTD9 produces the protein MRRVTLFVNGTSKNGKVVAVYGTLADLLSVASNKLGIKACNLYNGKGGLIDDIALIRDDDVLYVSEGDPFVDPQNDVRTTDGLPRAHTDWLTLNIGGRLFTTTRSTLVSKEPESMLAHMFREKDVWGNKQDERGAYLIDRSPEYFEPILNYLRHGQLIINEGINLLGVLEEARFFGIEQLADQLEVAIKNNQPPEDHSPISRKEFVRFLLATPTKSELRCQGLNFSGADLSRLDLRYINFKMANLSRCNLTHANLCCSNLERADLSGANLDGANLQGVKMLCSNAEGASLKGCNFEDPSGLKANLEGANLKGVDMEGSQMTGINLRVATLKNAKLKNCNLRGATLAGTDLENCDLSGCDLQEANLRGSNVKGAIFEEMLTALHMSQSVR, from the exons ATGAGAAGAGTTACTCTTTTTGTGAACGGGACGTCCAAAAATGGCAAG GTTGTAGCTGTGTATGGGACCTTGGCCGACCTGTTATCTGTAGCAAGCAATAAATTGGGAATCAAAGCCTGTAATTTATACAATGGAAAAGGTGGTCTTATAGATGACATAGCGCTCATCAG GGATGATGATGTTTTGTATGTCTCAGAGGGAGACCCCTTTGTTG ACCCACAGAATGATGTCAGGACTACAGACGGCCTGCCTAGGGCACACACAGATTGGCTGACCCTTAATATTGGGGGGCGTCTCTTCACCACCACACG CAGTACCTTGGTCAGCAAGGAGCCAGAGAGCATGCTTGCCCACATGTTCCGGGAGAAGG ATGTATGGGGTAACAAGCAGGATGAACGAGGAGCTTACCTGATTGACCGCAGCCCAGAATACTTTGAGCCTATTCTTAATTACCTGCGACATGGCCAGCTCATTATCAATGAAGGTATCAATTTACTTG GGGTTTTGGAAGAGGCTCGATTCTTTGGAATTGAGCAGCTGGCTGATCAGTTGGAAGTAGCAATAAAG AATAACCAGCCACCTGAGGACCACTCTCCCATCTCTCGCAAGGAGTTTGTTCGGTTTCTGCTGGCTACACCCACCAAATCAGAGCTCCGCTGTCAG GGACTTAATTTCAGTGGTGCTGATCTCTCTCGCCTCGACTTGCGCTACATCAACTTCAAGATGGCCAACCTGAGTCGCTGCAACCTGACACATGCCAACCTATGCTGTTCAAACCTGGAGCGGGCTGACCTCTCTGGGGCCAACCTCGAT GGTGCTAACTTGCAGGGTGTAAAAATGCTCTGTTCAAATGCTGAGGGGGCGTCTCTCAAAGGATGTAATTTTGAAGACCCATCTGGTTTAAAGGCCAACTTGGAGG GTGCCAATCTAAAAGGTGTTGACATGGAGGGAAGTCAGATGACTGGAATTAATCTGCGTGTGGCCACTCTAAAAAATGCTAAACTGAAGAATTGTAACCTACGGGGTGCCACTTTGGCAGGAACTGATCTTGAG AATTGTGATCTGTCTGGCTGTGACCTACAAGAGGCCAACTTGAGAGGGTCCAATGTGAAGGGGGCTATTTTTGAAGAGATGCTGACTGCATTGCACATGTCTCAGAGTGTCAGATGA